In the genome of Electrophorus electricus isolate fEleEle1 chromosome 26, fEleEle1.pri, whole genome shotgun sequence, one region contains:
- the LOC113576208 gene encoding elongation factor 2-like — protein sequence MVNFTVDQIRAIMDKKSNIRNMSVIAHVDHGKSTLTDSLVSKAGIIASARAGETRFTDTRKDEQERCITIKSTAISLYYELTDNDLAFIKQTKDGCGFLINLIDSPGHVDFSSEVTAALRVTDGALVVVDCVSGVCVQTETVLRQAIGERIKPVLMMNKMDRALLELQLDPEELYQTFQRIVENVNVIISTYGEDENGPMGNIMIDPVVGTVGFGSGLHGWAFTLKQFAEMYVKKFAAKGDSQMGPAERCKKVEDMMKKLWGDRYFDPATGKFTKSPTNPEGKKLPRTFAQLILDPIFKVFDAIMNFKKEETAKLIEKLDIKLDHEDKEKEGKPLLKAVMRRWLPAGEALLQMITIHLPSPVTAQKYRCELLYEGPGDDEAAMGIKNCDPKAPLMMYISKMVPTSDKGRFYAFGRVFSGCVSTGLKVRIMGPNYTPGKKEDLYLKPIQRTILMMGRYVEPIEDVPCGNIVGLVGVDQFLVKTGTITTYEHAHNMRVMKFSVSPVVRVAVEAKNPADLPKLVEGLKRLAKSDPMVQCIIEESGEHIIAGAGELHLEICLKDLEEDHACIPLKKSDPVVSYRETVSDESKQMCLSKSPNKHNRLFMKARPLAEGLPEDIDKGDVAARQEMKARARYLAEKYEWEVTEARKIWCFGPDGTGPNILVDVTKGVQYLNEIKDSVVAGFQWATKEGVLCEENMRGIRFDIHDVTLHTDAIHRGGGQIIPTARRVLYACQLTAEPRLLEPVYLVEIQCPEAVVGGIYGVLNRKRGLVFEESQVMGTPMFVVKAYLPVNESFGFTADLRSNTSGQAFPQCVFDHWQILPGDPMEASSKPAQIVADTRKRKGLKEGIPALDNYLDKL from the exons ATG GTGAACTTCACGGTAGACCAGATCCGTGCCATCATGGACAAGAAGTCCAACATCCGTAACATGTCTGTGATTGCACACGTGGACCACGGCAAATCCACTTTGACTGACTCGTTGGTATCCAAGGCTGGCATCATTGCGTCAGCCCGTGCCGGAGAGACACGTTTCACTGACACAAGGAAGGATGAGCAGGAGCGTTGTATCACCATCAAGTCAAC TGCCATCTCCCTGTATTATGAGCTCACTGACAACGACTTGGCCTTCATCAAGCAGACCAAAGATGGCTGTGGCTTTCTCATCAACCTGATCGACTCCCCAGGACACGTAGACTTCTCCTCAGAGGTGACTGCTGCTCTGCGCGTCACTGATGGAGCTCTCGTGGTGGTTGACTGTGTGTCCG GGGTGTGTGTACAGACGGAAACTGTGCTGAGGCAGGCTATCGGCGAGAGGATCAAACCTGTGCTTATGATGAACAAGATGGACCGAGCCCTGCTGGAGTTGCAGCTGGACCCTGAGGAGCTGTACCAGACCTTCCAGCGCATTGTAGAGAACGTCAACGTCATCATCTCCACCTACGGGGAGGATGAGAACGGGCCAATGGGCAACATCATG ATTGATCCAGTAGTTGGCACCGTTGGATTTGGGTCTGGACTGCACGGGTGGGCCTTCACCCTCAAACAGTTTGCTGAGATGTACGTGAAGAAGTTTGCTGCTAAGGGAGACTCCCAGATGGGACCAGCAGAGCGCTGCAAGAAGGTTGAGGACATGATGAAGAAGCTTTGGGGTGATAG ATACTTTGACCCTGCCACTGGCAAATTCACCAAGAGCCCTACCAATCCTGAAGGCAAGAAGCTTCCCCGAACCTTCGCTCAGCTCATCCTGGACCCCATCTTTAAA GTTTTCGACGCCATCATGAACTTCAAGAAGGAGGAAACCGCCAAGCTGATCGAGAAGCTCGACATCAAGCTGGATCACGAGGACAAGGAGAAGGAGGGCAAGCCCCTGCTGAAGGCGGTGATGCGCCGTTGGCTACCAGCTGGGGAAGCCCTGCTTCAGATGATTACAATCCATCTGCCTTCCCCAGTCACTGCTCAGAAGTACCGCTGTGAGCTGCTGTATGAGGGACCTGGTGACGATGAGGCTGCCATGG GTATCAAGAACTGCGACCCCAAAGCTCCCCTTATGATGTACATCTCAAAGATGGTACCAACTTCTGATAAGGGTCGGTTCTATGCCTTTGGCCGTGTCTTCTCTGGCTGTGTCTCCACTGGTCTGAAGGTGCGCATTATGGGACCAAACTATACCCCTGGGAAAAAGGAGGACCTTTACCTCAAACCCATTCAGAG GACCATTTTGATGATGGGCCGTTATGTTGAGCCTATCGAGGACGTGCCCTGCGGGAACATCGTGGGTCTTGTAGGTGTGGACCAGTTTTTGGTGAAGACGGGGACCATCACTACATATGAGCATGCCCACAACATGCGTGTGATGAAGTTCAGTGTCAGCCCTGTAGTGAGGGTGGCGGTTGAGGCCAAAAACCCTGCCGACCTGCCTAAGTTAGTGGAGGGGTTGAAGCGCCTGGCAAAATCCGACCCTATGGTACAGTGCATCATCGAGGAGTCTGGAGAACACATCATTGCAGGAGCTGGAGAGCTGCATCTTGAGATCTGCCTGAAGGATCTCGAAGAGGACCATGCCTGCATTCCACTGAAG AAATCCGACCCAGTCGTGTCCTACAGAGAGACTGTGTCTGACGAGTCCAAACAGATGTGCCTGTCCAAGTCACCCAACAAGCACAACCGTCTGTTCATGAAAGCCCGCCCCCTGGCTGAGGGTCTGCCTGAAGACATCGACAAGGGCGATGTTGCAGCCAGGCAGGAGATGAAGGCTCGTGCCCGCTACCTGGCCGAGAAGTACGAGTGGGAGGTGACTGAGGCCCGTAAGATCTGGTGCTTTGGTCCTGACGGAACTGGCCCCAACATCCTAGTAGACGTGACCAAGGGAGTCCAATACCTCAATGAGATCAAGGACAGTGTGGTGGCTGGATTCCAGTGGGCCACTAAGGAG ggtgtgttgtgtgaagagaaTATGCGTGGCATTCGCTTTGACATCCATGATGTGACCCTTCACACTGATGCCATCCACCGTGGTGGTGGACAGATCATTCCCACAGCCCGCAGGGTGCTCTACGCCTGCCAGCTCACAGCTGAGCCCAGGCTCCTCGAGCCAGTCTACCTGGTGGAGATCCAG TGCCCTGAGGCTGTTGTAGGTGGCATCTATGGTGTACTGAACAGGAAGCGAGGTCTGGTGTTTGAAGAGTCACAGGTCATGGGTACTCCCATGTTTGTGGTCAAGGCATACCTGCCTGTCAATGAGTCTTTTG GTTTCACTGCTGACCTCCGCTCCAACACCTCAGGCCAGGCGTTCCCACAGTGCGTCTTTGACCACTGGCAGATCCTGCCTGGAGACCCCATGGAAGCCAGTTCCAAGCCTGCTCAGATTGTGGCAGATACCCGTAAGCGCAAGGGCCTGAAGGAAGGAATTCCAGCTCTGGATAACTACTTGGACAAATTGTAA